A section of the Chloroflexota bacterium genome encodes:
- a CDS encoding ATP-binding protein → MPLGVRGIGQQGILRTDGALVAALEVRPLNLELLAESQMASAVSGLAQLLTSLPCPVQIVLRNRAFDPATHLSDAARRWSLTWDDKLDLRNRLLGVAAGEGDDDSRRPTTYAEAVRVAHGRWHMRQVRCFVLLAHGQSSRSRPWWSRRPSSDHGVVNSGALEARVRLVREGLARAGISSRPLEGLDLIELVEGLFRSATAPVQKVQDALKANGSGGRTKYRSGALPVTRFGFDLADPFPEWIACQPDHLVVQGPGPQARHLRTLALRSYPREVDAGWLRWFATLKHDLDLALFVSPVDDRTIRRRLSSTERELLSEVAAGEELNPVAARASRQRLEDLEDVHEAFRARERYVRISLVIGVAADNAETLEQATQDVEAELAGHGMLASRVVGYQQEGLHSLLPLAEDRLGRWRGLTTGPLAAAVPFHAPGLAESGGIFLGTTVGGGHGHAPVIIDPFAERHENPHLAVLGQSGGGKSHCAKQIAFGLWLSGASLTVLDPKNEYGALARVCNGQVLKPAMASSQAINVWDLAGVSDARGFARVASGLRGFWRLALGGLSEQQRTIIDNAIEPTFRKRHIEAADPSTYGRSPPTTSDFVRLIEDRYGHDAMYGQAARDLLERLERFTSGQLAELFNRPTNVDLSNDCTVFALRDQRADQAEILPLVYYVILLHLRNWMDREHRRRVIVVDEAWTLLSCEQGADFLLELAKTARAMQTMLVLVSQDVSDLVEEPKARAILANCAATLLFRQHPTHERALREAFALSNEELAILARARRGQGLALIGAGDRVALETPAFRVDAVGARRRAGAAPKPGA, encoded by the coding sequence TTGCCATTAGGCGTGCGTGGGATTGGGCAGCAGGGGATTCTGCGGACCGACGGCGCGCTGGTGGCCGCGCTCGAAGTTCGGCCGCTCAATCTCGAGCTGCTTGCCGAGTCGCAAATGGCATCTGCCGTTTCCGGGCTGGCACAGCTGCTGACGAGTCTCCCGTGTCCGGTCCAGATCGTGCTGCGCAACCGCGCGTTTGATCCGGCCACCCATTTGTCCGACGCAGCCCGCCGTTGGTCGTTGACGTGGGACGACAAGCTCGACCTGCGAAACCGCCTGCTCGGCGTGGCGGCCGGCGAGGGAGACGACGACTCTCGACGGCCAACGACATATGCCGAGGCCGTGCGCGTCGCCCACGGTCGTTGGCACATGCGACAGGTGCGGTGCTTTGTATTGCTGGCGCACGGCCAGTCGTCGCGCTCACGTCCATGGTGGTCGAGGCGTCCGTCCTCCGACCACGGCGTGGTGAATTCCGGCGCGCTCGAGGCGCGGGTGCGATTGGTTCGCGAGGGCCTAGCGCGAGCCGGCATCAGCAGTCGGCCTCTCGAAGGCCTTGACCTCATTGAGTTGGTCGAAGGCCTCTTTCGATCGGCGACTGCTCCCGTGCAGAAGGTGCAGGATGCGCTGAAGGCGAACGGGTCCGGTGGCCGAACCAAATACCGGAGCGGGGCGCTCCCGGTCACGCGTTTCGGCTTTGACCTTGCGGATCCCTTTCCAGAGTGGATCGCGTGCCAACCGGACCATCTGGTTGTCCAGGGTCCGGGGCCGCAGGCCCGCCATCTACGCACCCTGGCGCTGCGTAGCTACCCGCGGGAAGTCGACGCCGGCTGGCTGCGCTGGTTCGCCACGCTGAAGCACGACCTCGACCTGGCGCTCTTCGTCTCGCCGGTCGACGACCGCACGATTCGCCGTCGTCTGTCCAGCACCGAGCGCGAGCTGCTGAGTGAGGTAGCAGCTGGCGAAGAATTGAACCCCGTGGCCGCCCGCGCCTCGCGTCAGCGGCTGGAAGACCTCGAAGACGTCCACGAGGCCTTCCGGGCCCGCGAGCGCTACGTTCGCATCTCGCTGGTAATCGGCGTTGCTGCGGACAATGCGGAAACCCTTGAACAGGCCACGCAGGACGTAGAGGCGGAGCTCGCGGGACACGGAATGCTGGCCTCTCGCGTGGTCGGCTACCAGCAAGAAGGCCTGCACAGCCTGCTGCCGTTGGCAGAGGATCGCCTCGGCCGCTGGCGTGGACTGACCACCGGCCCGCTAGCGGCCGCGGTTCCCTTTCATGCGCCGGGTCTCGCGGAGTCCGGTGGCATCTTCCTGGGCACGACGGTGGGTGGCGGTCACGGCCATGCCCCGGTCATCATCGATCCCTTTGCCGAACGCCACGAGAATCCCCATCTGGCGGTCTTGGGACAGAGCGGCGGCGGCAAGAGCCACTGTGCCAAGCAGATCGCCTTCGGGCTGTGGCTCTCAGGGGCCAGCCTGACTGTCCTCGATCCCAAGAATGAATACGGTGCCCTCGCCCGGGTCTGCAACGGGCAGGTGCTCAAACCGGCGATGGCCTCGTCGCAGGCCATCAACGTCTGGGACCTAGCCGGCGTGAGCGACGCCCGCGGCTTCGCACGGGTGGCGAGCGGCCTGCGCGGATTCTGGCGGCTTGCCCTCGGGGGTCTCAGCGAGCAGCAGCGAACCATCATCGACAACGCCATTGAGCCCACATTCCGAAAACGCCATATCGAGGCAGCCGATCCGTCGACCTACGGCCGGTCGCCGCCCACCACATCCGACTTCGTGAGGCTAATCGAGGATCGATATGGCCACGACGCCATGTACGGCCAAGCCGCTCGCGATCTTCTGGAGCGGCTGGAGCGCTTTACGAGCGGGCAGTTGGCCGAGCTATTCAATCGTCCGACCAACGTCGATCTGAGTAACGACTGCACGGTGTTTGCCCTGCGCGATCAGCGAGCCGATCAAGCCGAGATTCTGCCGCTGGTGTACTACGTGATCCTGCTCCATCTCCGGAACTGGATGGATCGCGAGCACCGGCGGCGCGTGATCGTGGTGGACGAGGCGTGGACGCTGCTCAGCTGCGAGCAGGGTGCCGACTTCCTCCTTGAATTGGCCAAGACGGCGCGGGCGATGCAAACCATGCTTGTGCTGGTGTCGCAGGATGTCTCCGACCTCGTCGAAGAGCCGAAGGCGCGTGCGATCCTCGCGAACTGCGCCGCGACTCTGCTGTTCCGCCAGCATCCGACGCACGAGCGGGCGTTGCGCGAGGCCTTTGCCCTGAGCAACGAAGAGCTCGCCATCCTCGCGCGGGCGCGTCGCGGTCAGGGGTTGGCGCTCATTGGCGCTGGCGACCGAGTGGCGCTGGAGACACCGGCGTTCCGGGTGGATGCGGTCGGCGCGCGCCGTCGTGCCGGTGCCGCGCCAAAACCCGGCGCCTAG
- a CDS encoding AAA family ATPase — MNDQGTSLPIRVHLCLLRAAEIQEVRAAMAQRPADQFELAGLSTNGADAAAHVAASQPDVVIVGAELFPEDADNGLLAFLTNLQAQGRRAIVLIEVWHDGMNDDLERLPAVDAVHYRPVDAAEVIGRAWALGCATRAEQQRARQQETAAAEQLAERLAVPPAGRSIVCLTARKGGIGKDTLASNLAWAIAERNVPVLLVGGDPKDDLAAYCGVEASPGIAAFLRQPNREGFQAGLQRFRNFHVMVGLADDHLAAQWNARFEREEPNLIRELLVTARDFPYGAVVVTLPTEYGHWRFQPLARADRILYVVTPAQADVVNAIRDISMVRRDIGPEFLPEDRLFLLLNRVRRGDRRRVSEIAKLIAEGVGFEIPVIGVIPDAHPYVAVAQSRGELPHSWMIDELEAFRSAIDEVAERLGLMQSRPPHPGSGPGGLRAVLRRVVRSFASVPEAACEVQP, encoded by the coding sequence GTGAACGATCAAGGAACCAGCCTGCCGATCCGGGTGCACCTGTGCCTGCTGCGGGCGGCCGAGATCCAGGAGGTGCGCGCCGCAATGGCCCAGCGGCCGGCCGACCAATTTGAGCTCGCGGGTCTCTCTACCAACGGCGCGGATGCTGCAGCCCACGTGGCAGCGAGCCAGCCTGACGTGGTGATCGTCGGAGCGGAGCTCTTTCCCGAGGATGCCGACAACGGCTTGCTTGCCTTTCTAACCAATCTTCAAGCGCAGGGCAGGCGCGCAATAGTGCTCATCGAGGTTTGGCACGACGGCATGAACGACGACCTAGAGCGCTTGCCAGCCGTCGATGCCGTGCACTATCGGCCCGTCGACGCCGCCGAGGTAATCGGGCGAGCCTGGGCGCTCGGTTGCGCCACTCGAGCCGAGCAGCAGCGTGCTCGACAGCAGGAAACGGCCGCCGCCGAGCAATTGGCGGAGCGCTTGGCGGTGCCGCCGGCGGGGCGATCGATCGTCTGCCTCACGGCGCGGAAGGGAGGGATTGGCAAGGACACCCTCGCCTCCAACCTGGCCTGGGCCATCGCCGAGCGCAACGTGCCGGTTCTGCTCGTCGGAGGAGATCCGAAGGACGACCTGGCGGCCTACTGTGGCGTCGAAGCCTCTCCCGGGATCGCGGCGTTTCTGCGCCAGCCCAATCGCGAGGGGTTTCAGGCGGGTCTGCAGAGATTCCGCAACTTCCATGTGATGGTCGGCCTGGCCGATGACCACCTAGCCGCGCAGTGGAACGCGCGCTTCGAGCGCGAAGAGCCGAATCTGATCCGCGAGCTGCTGGTGACGGCACGCGACTTTCCGTATGGGGCCGTCGTGGTCACCCTTCCCACCGAATACGGCCACTGGCGGTTCCAGCCGCTGGCGCGGGCGGATCGCATTCTCTACGTGGTCACTCCGGCACAGGCCGATGTCGTCAACGCCATTCGCGATATCTCGATGGTCCGCCGCGACATCGGGCCGGAATTCCTGCCTGAGGACCGGCTGTTCCTGTTGCTGAACCGCGTCCGACGCGGCGATCGCCGCCGCGTCTCGGAGATCGCCAAACTGATCGCCGAGGGCGTGGGGTTCGAGATCCCCGTCATCGGAGTGATCCCGGACGCGCACCCCTACGTCGCGGTGGCGCAGAGCCGCGGCGAGCTTCCGCACAGTTGGATGATCGACGAGCTCGAGGCCTTTCGCTCGGCCATCGACGAGGTGGCCGAGCGCCTGGGGCTCATGCAGTCGAGGCCCCCGCATCCTGGAAGCGGCCCCGGCGGACTGCGAGCCGTGCTGCGCCGCGTCGTGCGGAGTTTTGCCTCCGTGCCCGAGGCGGCGTGCGAGGTGCAGCCGTGA
- a CDS encoding response regulator transcription factor: MLAADPVTSDSVRCQLEGQPSIEVVGVVHHADAAVVACARCRIDVVVTVSEAQATRTRLLQRAISIRTRYPATRVVVALHSKQRLWDTLLTRPDGLLAATAPSQEVHEVVGGAAAGHVTIGQSVRDAFFNACAPAGEQPDAALEDLTPRQTEIISAGARGLTSREIADQLHIAVNTVDKALTVIYRKLGARNRAEACLIAARRGLVR, encoded by the coding sequence GTGCTGGCCGCGGATCCGGTCACGTCCGACAGCGTTCGATGCCAGTTGGAGGGTCAGCCGTCGATCGAGGTGGTCGGGGTTGTGCATCATGCCGACGCGGCGGTCGTCGCGTGCGCAAGGTGCCGCATTGACGTCGTGGTGACAGTGTCCGAGGCGCAGGCCACCCGTACCCGGCTATTGCAACGGGCGATTTCGATCCGGACCCGCTACCCGGCCACCCGAGTAGTTGTGGCACTTCACAGCAAGCAGCGCCTGTGGGACACGCTGCTGACGAGGCCCGACGGCCTGCTGGCCGCCACGGCTCCATCGCAGGAAGTGCACGAGGTCGTAGGGGGCGCCGCCGCGGGGCACGTCACCATCGGGCAGTCCGTGCGCGATGCCTTCTTCAACGCATGCGCGCCTGCCGGCGAGCAACCTGATGCCGCCCTGGAAGATCTCACTCCGCGCCAGACCGAGATCATCTCGGCCGGCGCTCGTGGCCTGACGTCGCGTGAGATCGCGGACCAATTGCATATCGCCGTCAACACCGTGGACAAGGCTCTCACGGTGATCTACCGCAAGCTCGGCGCCCGGAATCGAGCCGAGGCCTGTCTGATCGCCGCACGGCGCGGACTAGTTCGCTAG
- a CDS encoding helix-turn-helix transcriptional regulator, which produces MSLRMRYLFATVRKSDDTAYTVDEVARGTGVSLTYLRNMLAGRQDNPSRKVIAAIARFFCVSPAYFFESDSEINSESEAPASEIEVALRSADRLGPEGRQILLDMIRLAQRIVGQRSLDT; this is translated from the coding sequence ATGTCCTTGCGCATGCGCTATCTGTTCGCCACTGTTCGCAAGTCCGATGACACCGCCTACACCGTCGATGAGGTCGCGCGCGGAACCGGCGTCTCCCTGACCTACCTCCGCAACATGCTGGCCGGACGCCAGGACAATCCCAGCCGCAAGGTCATCGCTGCAATTGCCCGGTTCTTTTGCGTCTCCCCCGCCTACTTCTTCGAATCGGATAGCGAGATCAACTCGGAGTCTGAGGCGCCAGCATCGGAGATCGAAGTCGCGCTTCGATCTGCCGATCGTCTGGGGCCTGAAGGCCGGCAAATCTTGCTTGACATGATTCGACTCGCCCAACGGATTGTGGGGCAGCGCAGTCTGGACACGTGA
- a CDS encoding tyrosine-type recombinase/integrase yields the protein MATLALSWRRTLAAENKSPATLDTYLRTVRLFVQFLAAQGMPRDIEAIRREHCEAFVQDQLDRHSASTANTRYRSLQRFFGWAEDEGEVNISPMHRMRPPKFEERVPDVLEIDDLRRLLEACRGRSFEARRDLAILLLLIDTGMRRGEVASVRCDDLDLDQSLLRVLGKGGRERLVPLGRKLVQALDRYLRARVTHLHAEAAALFLGRGGPITPSGVYQIVRNRAREAGIPKVHPHQLRHSFAHAWLVAGGQETDLMRVAGWRSRAMVGRYAASAASTRAREAHRRLSPGDRL from the coding sequence GTGGCGACCCTGGCCCTGTCGTGGCGGCGGACGCTGGCGGCCGAGAACAAGTCGCCGGCCACGCTCGACACCTACCTGCGGACCGTGCGCCTGTTCGTGCAGTTCCTCGCGGCGCAGGGCATGCCGCGCGACATCGAGGCGATCCGGCGCGAGCACTGCGAGGCCTTCGTGCAGGACCAGCTCGATCGCCACTCGGCCTCAACGGCCAACACGCGCTACCGCAGCCTGCAGCGCTTCTTCGGCTGGGCCGAGGACGAGGGCGAGGTGAACATTTCACCGATGCATCGGATGCGCCCGCCGAAGTTCGAGGAGCGCGTACCCGACGTCCTGGAGATCGACGACCTGCGGCGCCTGCTGGAGGCCTGCCGCGGTCGCTCGTTCGAGGCGCGGCGCGACCTGGCGATCCTGCTGCTGCTAATCGATACGGGCATGCGTCGGGGCGAGGTGGCCTCGGTGCGCTGCGACGACCTGGACCTCGACCAGAGCCTGCTGCGCGTGCTCGGCAAGGGCGGCCGCGAGCGTCTAGTGCCATTGGGTCGGAAGCTGGTGCAGGCGCTGGATCGCTATCTGCGGGCGCGGGTGACGCACCTGCACGCCGAGGCGGCGGCGCTGTTTTTGGGGAGAGGTGGGCCGATCACGCCGAGCGGCGTCTATCAGATCGTCCGGAACCGGGCGCGCGAGGCCGGCATCCCGAAGGTGCATCCCCACCAACTGCGCCACTCCTTTGCTCATGCCTGGCTGGTGGCCGGCGGGCAGGAGACGGACCTCATGCGAGTGGCCGGCTGGCGTAGTCGCGCGATGGTGGGCCGCTATGCGGCCAGCGCCGCGTCGACACGCGCCCGTGAGGCTCACCGGCGCCTGTCGCCCGGCGACCGGCTCTAG
- the bcp gene encoding thioredoxin-dependent thiol peroxidase, whose translation MPQVGDRAPDFELQATDGSLVRLDEQRGRKVVLFFYPRDDTPGCTREVCGFRDRMSEIADRGTAVFGVSDDPVESHERFSSKFSLNFPLLADVERQAIEGYGVWVEKKMAGRTFMGTQRATFLIDEDGIVSAVWPNVKPDDHAEEVVQALDA comes from the coding sequence ATGCCGCAGGTGGGTGATCGCGCCCCCGATTTCGAGCTCCAAGCAACCGACGGCAGCCTCGTTCGGCTCGACGAGCAGCGCGGTCGCAAGGTCGTCCTGTTCTTCTATCCGCGCGATGACACCCCGGGCTGCACCCGCGAGGTGTGCGGCTTTCGGGATCGGATGTCCGAGATTGCGGACCGCGGGACCGCCGTGTTCGGCGTCAGCGACGACCCGGTTGAGTCGCACGAGCGATTCAGCAGCAAGTTCAGCCTCAACTTTCCCCTGCTGGCCGACGTGGAGCGCCAGGCCATCGAGGGTTACGGCGTGTGGGTCGAGAAGAAGATGGCGGGCCGGACCTTCATGGGCACGCAACGCGCCACCTTCCTCATCGACGAGGACGGGATCGTGAGCGCCGTGTGGCCCAACGTGAAGCCCGACGACCACGCCGAGGAGGTGGTGCAAGCGCTCGACGCCTAG
- a CDS encoding glucose 1-dehydrogenase, producing the protein MSTSAAGPSFDLTGRVALVTGGGRGIGRGIALALAHAGADVVLAARSRDQLEDTANEIEGLGRRALAVPTNVRDLDELAALFSKTDEEFGRLDILANNAGIGLRTPVLEVTPEEWDRVLDINLRSLFFASQYGLRLMVRGGYGRIINTGSLTSFLGFKPISVYGASKGGVAQLTKALAVEFAEQNITVNAIAPGYILTDLTQPRYDDPVWNSWILGRTPMNRWGYPEDLAGAVVFLASESAAFVTGHVLPIDGGWLAG; encoded by the coding sequence ATGAGCACCTCCGCCGCTGGACCATCATTCGATCTGACCGGCCGCGTAGCCCTGGTGACCGGTGGCGGTCGGGGCATCGGGCGCGGCATTGCCCTGGCGCTGGCGCACGCAGGCGCCGACGTGGTGCTCGCGGCGCGCTCACGCGATCAACTCGAGGACACCGCCAACGAGATCGAGGGCCTGGGACGCCGGGCGCTCGCCGTGCCGACGAATGTACGGGACTTGGACGAGCTGGCCGCGCTGTTCAGCAAGACGGACGAAGAGTTCGGTCGCCTCGACATCCTGGCGAACAACGCCGGCATCGGTCTGCGCACGCCGGTGCTCGAGGTGACGCCGGAAGAATGGGACCGGGTGCTCGACATCAACCTGCGCAGCCTGTTCTTCGCCTCGCAATACGGATTGCGCCTGATGGTGCGCGGCGGCTACGGCCGCATCATCAACACCGGCTCGCTCACCAGCTTCCTGGGCTTCAAGCCCATCTCGGTCTACGGCGCGTCGAAGGGCGGGGTGGCGCAACTGACCAAAGCGCTGGCCGTGGAGTTCGCCGAGCAGAACATCACCGTCAACGCCATCGCCCCCGGCTACATCCTCACCGACCTCACCCAGCCGCGCTACGACGATCCGGTGTGGAATAGCTGGATCCTGGGCCGCACCCCGATGAACCGTTGGGGGTATCCCGAAGACCTGGCCGGTGCGGTGGTGTTCCTCGCCTCCGAGTCGGCGGCGTTCGTGACGGGCCACGTCCTGCCGATCGACGGGGGCTGGCTGGCCGGGTAG
- a CDS encoding molybdenum cofactor biosynthesis protein MoaE, translating into MNIRLTHEPIDADALIQRVTRPGNGGICTFHGIVRDNMDGRPVVKLEYEAFEPMALQELERIGRQVEERWGLTDVEIEHRIGELRIGEASVVIAVGAPHRAEAFEACRYIIDTLKTTVPIWKKEWYRDGAVWIEPTAAG; encoded by the coding sequence ATGAACATTAGGCTCACGCACGAGCCCATAGACGCCGACGCGCTGATCCAGCGGGTGACGCGGCCCGGCAACGGCGGCATCTGCACCTTTCACGGCATCGTGCGCGACAACATGGACGGCCGGCCGGTCGTGAAGCTGGAGTACGAGGCCTTCGAGCCCATGGCGCTGCAGGAGCTGGAGCGCATTGGGCGGCAGGTGGAGGAGCGCTGGGGCCTGACGGACGTGGAGATCGAGCACCGCATCGGCGAGCTGCGGATCGGCGAGGCCAGCGTGGTGATCGCAGTCGGCGCGCCGCACCGCGCCGAGGCCTTCGAGGCCTGCCGCTACATCATCGATACGCTCAAAACCACCGTGCCGATCTGGAAGAAGGAGTGGTACCGGGACGGCGCGGTGTGGATCGAGCCGACCGCCGCCGGCTAG
- a CDS encoding MoaD/ThiS family protein encodes MSGSTAPQAAADASPAGASIRVSLLLFASVAEVAGERRRVVSVPEGTTARGLFLLLAEDVPALAGRVEHVSFARNQQFVPPDTVLEDGDELAVIPPVSGGA; translated from the coding sequence ATGAGTGGCTCAACAGCGCCGCAGGCAGCCGCGGATGCCTCGCCGGCTGGCGCGTCTATCCGAGTCTCGCTGCTGCTGTTTGCCTCCGTCGCCGAGGTGGCGGGCGAGCGACGGCGCGTGGTGTCCGTGCCCGAGGGCACGACGGCCCGTGGCCTGTTTCTGCTGCTGGCGGAGGACGTGCCGGCGCTGGCCGGCCGCGTGGAACATGTCTCGTTCGCGCGGAACCAGCAGTTCGTGCCGCCGGACACGGTCCTGGAGGACGGCGACGAGCTGGCGGTGATTCCGCCGGTCTCGGGGGGCGCATGA
- a CDS encoding molybdenum cofactor biosynthesis protein MoaB has product MSHAHHGSHSTQEHRHESERIGAVKCAVLVISDSRTERTDRSGRTAERLITDGGHEIVHRDLVVNDADLIRGAIDAALAEGAQFVFCTGGTGLGERDITVDTVTPMLDKVLDGYGEWFRRASWDQIGPAAILSRAVAGKLGRALIVCSPGSTAAVELALGELLVPELRHFIREVSR; this is encoded by the coding sequence ATGTCACACGCGCACCACGGGTCCCACTCAACCCAAGAGCATCGGCATGAATCGGAGCGCATCGGCGCCGTCAAGTGCGCCGTGCTCGTCATCAGCGACTCGCGCACCGAACGGACCGACCGCTCCGGGCGCACCGCCGAGCGGCTCATCACCGACGGCGGCCACGAGATCGTGCACCGGGATCTGGTGGTCAACGATGCGGATCTCATTCGCGGCGCGATCGACGCGGCGCTGGCGGAGGGCGCACAGTTCGTCTTCTGCACCGGCGGAACGGGCCTGGGCGAGCGCGACATCACCGTGGACACCGTGACGCCGATGCTCGACAAGGTGCTCGACGGCTATGGCGAGTGGTTCCGGCGGGCCAGCTGGGACCAGATCGGACCCGCGGCCATCTTGTCGCGCGCCGTGGCCGGCAAGTTGGGACGGGCGCTGATCGTTTGCTCGCCGGGATCGACGGCGGCAGTCGAGTTGGCGCTCGGCGAGTTGCTCGTGCCGGAGCTGCGGCACTTCATCCGCGAGGTCTCGCGCTAG
- the def gene encoding peptide deformylase, producing the protein MIRRILEIPDPGLREPCAPVAEITPDLVGLADDMFDTMHANAGLGLAAPQVGVLARLFVLELPPDDDDPLSGRRFVLINPEVELNGARKEMVEGCLSLPGFRALIERAEGVTVAFTQLDGARVSLEASGLFAQAVQHEVDHLNGVLFIDHLKSLLDLERIPPEMLDWTEEAEAEAA; encoded by the coding sequence GTGATCCGCCGAATTCTTGAAATACCGGACCCGGGACTGCGCGAACCGTGCGCGCCGGTTGCCGAGATCACGCCCGACCTCGTGGGCCTGGCTGATGACATGTTCGACACCATGCACGCCAATGCCGGCCTGGGGCTGGCGGCACCGCAGGTCGGGGTGCTCGCGCGCCTGTTCGTGCTGGAGCTGCCGCCCGACGACGACGACCCGCTGTCGGGCCGCCGGTTCGTGCTGATCAATCCCGAGGTGGAGCTGAACGGCGCACGCAAGGAGATGGTCGAGGGCTGCCTGTCGTTACCGGGATTCCGCGCCCTCATCGAGCGCGCCGAGGGCGTCACGGTGGCCTTCACGCAACTCGACGGAGCGCGCGTCTCGCTGGAGGCGAGCGGTCTCTTCGCCCAAGCCGTGCAGCACGAGGTCGATCATCTCAACGGCGTGCTCTTCATCGACCACCTCAAGTCGCTGCTGGACCTGGAAAGAATCCCGCCCGAGATGCTGGACTGGACCGAGGAGGCGGAAGCCGAGGCCGCTTAG
- a CDS encoding aminotransferase class III-fold pyridoxal phosphate-dependent enzyme, translated as MKDPRTHHVASSYALWERANQVIPGGSQLISRRPYAFSNGFAPVYAERGKGSRIWDDQGVEYIDFGMSVTSAILGYADDVVDDAVIEQIGKGATYSLNSEREIELAELLIDRIPCAEMARFSKGGGESCAIAVRIARGATGRDVVLFSGYHGWHDWYLAAGHLREGAFDPFALPNIRATGVPKALEGTAIPFPWGELEPLERLLEQHRGQVACIMMEPILLATRPPEGYLEGVRELATRENVVLIFDEVTTNFRYGANGIQDFVGVVPDLACFAKAISNGYAMGAVVGKRWVMEPAADMFVSSTYWSDLVGITAAITTLTEIERRDVPGQLADFGERLQSGMQEVLDEVDLPVKISGMPATPGITFTDPFDADQSKKLNALVAQEAAKRGILFNTHPRHSTAHNDRDLGVTLEVFREALLITKDAIGRNAVDDVLEASLAPAIIPRPTIKPSASG; from the coding sequence GTGAAAGACCCCCGCACGCACCACGTGGCCAGCTCCTACGCGCTGTGGGAGCGCGCCAACCAGGTCATTCCGGGCGGCTCGCAGCTCATCAGCCGCCGGCCCTACGCCTTTTCCAATGGCTTTGCTCCGGTATACGCCGAGCGCGGGAAGGGCTCGCGCATCTGGGACGACCAGGGCGTGGAATACATCGACTTCGGCATGTCGGTGACCTCGGCGATCCTCGGCTACGCCGACGACGTCGTGGACGACGCCGTGATCGAGCAGATCGGCAAGGGCGCGACCTATTCCCTCAACAGCGAGCGCGAGATCGAGCTGGCCGAGTTGCTCATCGACCGCATCCCCTGCGCGGAGATGGCGCGCTTCTCCAAGGGCGGCGGCGAGTCGTGCGCCATTGCGGTTCGCATTGCACGCGGCGCCACGGGGCGGGACGTGGTGCTATTTAGCGGCTACCACGGCTGGCACGACTGGTACCTGGCCGCCGGGCATCTGCGGGAGGGCGCGTTCGACCCGTTCGCCCTGCCGAACATCCGAGCCACCGGAGTGCCGAAGGCGCTGGAAGGCACCGCGATTCCGTTCCCCTGGGGCGAGCTGGAGCCGCTGGAGCGGCTGCTTGAACAGCATCGCGGCCAGGTGGCCTGCATCATGATGGAGCCGATTCTGCTCGCCACTCGCCCGCCCGAGGGCTACCTGGAAGGCGTGCGCGAACTGGCGACGCGCGAGAACGTGGTGCTGATCTTCGACGAGGTCACCACCAACTTCCGCTACGGCGCCAACGGCATCCAGGACTTCGTGGGCGTGGTCCCGGACCTGGCGTGCTTCGCCAAGGCGATCTCGAACGGCTACGCCATGGGCGCGGTGGTCGGCAAGCGCTGGGTCATGGAGCCGGCGGCGGACATGTTCGTGAGCAGCACCTATTGGAGCGACCTGGTGGGCATTACCGCCGCCATCACCACGCTCACGGAGATCGAGCGCCGCGACGTGCCGGGGCAGCTGGCGGACTTCGGCGAGCGTTTGCAGTCGGGCATGCAGGAAGTGCTGGACGAGGTCGATCTGCCGGTCAAGATCTCGGGCATGCCGGCGACCCCGGGCATCACCTTCACCGATCCTTTCGACGCCGACCAGTCCAAGAAGCTGAACGCGCTGGTGGCGCAGGAAGCCGCCAAGCGGGGCATCTTGTTCAACACGCACCCGCGCCACAGCACGGCGCACAACGACCGCGACCTCGGCGTCACGCTCGAAGTCTTCCGCGAGGCGCTCCTCATCACGAAGGACGCCATCGGACGCAATGCCGTGGACGACGTGCTGGAGGCCAGCCTGGCGCCGGCGATCATTCCGCGGCCGACCATCAAGCCAAGCGCTTCGGGATGA